In Candidatus Nitronauta litoralis, one DNA window encodes the following:
- a CDS encoding sodium:solute symporter family protein — MPLTELPFGPGALWVVALYLCGLLVIGAVAYRSRREESLGDFYLGGRSMGLAVLFLTLYATQYSGNTLFGFSGAAYRQGLGFLVCVPFMTAIVLAYLLLAPKLYKQSRAHEFITPGDYIEQRFQSPALRIAVTLIMIYVLCNFTLAQMKTLGTAFEGISQGRVPMWVGVIGLALIMLVYESLGGMRSVAWTDVLQGGILMTGFCLLLFMAFQHLGDLPSAIKTLAENPDTRPKVLAPDAEGTRTWLSFILMVGLGGSIYPQAIQRLYAAGNSDTLRRSLALMGFMPLITALIAVTVGVLMAAHHPNLGAGLSSNTVPSETALTQLCFEVMQASAFGYWLVVILFAAILAAVMSTADSALLSISSMVTRDVYGRFINPDASQQQLTRLGRWVTVVMMVPIVLLALTYEGTLIQLLKIKFDLLIQCVPAFFLGVHLQNLNSRAVLFGLIAGVVTSLSLIVAGYSTLWGFHSGIWGLALNLLVCTAGSLFLKNSNIPH; from the coding sequence ATCCCGTTGACTGAGCTGCCGTTCGGCCCCGGTGCTCTTTGGGTGGTCGCTCTTTACCTTTGCGGACTGCTCGTCATCGGCGCAGTGGCCTATCGCAGTCGGCGCGAGGAAAGCCTCGGCGATTTTTATCTGGGCGGACGCAGCATGGGCCTTGCGGTATTGTTTCTCACCCTCTACGCAACCCAATACAGCGGCAACACCCTCTTCGGTTTTTCTGGTGCGGCGTACCGACAGGGTCTGGGTTTTCTGGTATGTGTGCCGTTCATGACAGCCATCGTGCTGGCCTATTTACTGCTGGCTCCGAAACTGTATAAGCAAAGCCGCGCACACGAATTCATCACCCCCGGCGATTACATCGAACAGCGGTTTCAAAGTCCGGCCCTGCGCATCGCCGTCACCCTCATTATGATTTACGTCCTTTGCAATTTCACCCTGGCGCAGATGAAAACCCTCGGCACTGCATTCGAGGGCATTTCCCAGGGCCGCGTACCGATGTGGGTGGGTGTGATTGGTCTCGCACTCATCATGCTGGTTTACGAATCCCTGGGGGGTATGCGCAGTGTAGCGTGGACCGATGTTTTGCAGGGCGGCATTTTGATGACAGGTTTCTGTTTATTGCTTTTCATGGCATTTCAGCATCTTGGCGATCTGCCTTCTGCAATCAAAACGTTGGCTGAAAACCCGGACACGCGTCCCAAGGTACTTGCACCAGATGCGGAAGGTACCCGCACCTGGCTCAGCTTTATCCTGATGGTGGGACTGGGCGGCTCGATTTACCCGCAGGCGATTCAACGTTTGTACGCGGCGGGAAATTCGGACACCCTGCGCCGGTCACTGGCCTTGATGGGCTTCATGCCCCTCATCACCGCATTGATCGCTGTGACAGTTGGAGTGTTGATGGCAGCGCATCACCCGAACCTTGGCGCAGGTTTGTCGTCCAATACGGTGCCGTCGGAGACGGCGCTGACCCAATTGTGCTTTGAGGTCATGCAGGCCTCGGCGTTTGGATACTGGCTGGTGGTGATTTTGTTTGCCGCGATTCTGGCAGCTGTGATGTCTACCGCCGATTCAGCCTTGCTTTCGATCAGTTCCATGGTGACCCGTGATGTTTATGGTCGGTTTATAAATCCCGATGCCAGCCAGCAACAGCTGACCCGGCTGGGTCGCTGGGTCACGGTGGTGATGATGGTTCCCATTGTTCTATTGGCATTGACATATGAAGGAACGCTCATTCAGTTGTTAAAAATTAAGTTCGATCTGCTCATTCAGTGTGTACCGGCTTTCTTCCTGGGGGTGCACCTGCAGAATTTAAATTCCCGTGCTGTTCTTTTTGGTCTTATTGCCGGTGTTGTGACCTCTCTAAGCCTGATCGTGGCAGGTTATAGTACGCTGTGGGGATTCCACTCGGGGATATGGGGGCTGGCCCTGAATCTGTTGGTTTGCACGGCGGGTTCGCTGTTTTTAAAAAATTCCAACATCCCCCACTAA
- a CDS encoding sodium-dependent transporter, which translates to MKVDSGNNRGLWGTRLGFILAASGSAVGLGNVWKFPYITGQNGGGAFVIIYLLCIVVVGLPIMLAEFTIGRRTGLNPVGAFRKLAPNTPWVIIGFMGVLAGFLILSFYAVVGGWTLAYVTKSLTGNVSFFSSSEASGKFFGNFISDTPMVLLYHTIFMGITMAIVIRGIRGGIEKACDILMPTLVFMLVVLMIRSLTLDGAMEGVKFYLTPDFSKINGSVILMAMGQAFFSLSLGMGCLITYASYLPPEENLTSATVYVVLFDTFIALLMGMVIFPAVFAVGMQPTEGPSLVFTVLPTVFAQMPMGGIVAIGFFSLLAIAALTSAISLLEAVVAFFIDQFGWKRKNAVVTLGIIIYLFGIPSGLSFGLWNDVTFFGKTFFDVVDNIASNYLLPLGGLLTAIFVGWWWGTDKAHQEIERHETKFHWARAWEFLIKYVSPIAVLFVFLGRFF; encoded by the coding sequence ATGAAAGTTGATTCTGGAAACAATCGCGGATTGTGGGGCACCCGGCTGGGATTTATTCTGGCGGCCTCGGGTTCTGCTGTGGGCCTGGGCAATGTATGGAAGTTTCCCTACATCACAGGACAAAATGGTGGTGGGGCTTTCGTCATCATCTATCTGCTTTGTATCGTTGTAGTCGGACTCCCCATTATGCTGGCGGAGTTCACCATCGGCCGCCGTACAGGACTCAACCCTGTCGGCGCATTCCGGAAACTCGCGCCTAATACTCCCTGGGTCATAATCGGATTCATGGGCGTACTGGCTGGATTTCTTATCCTGTCCTTTTATGCCGTCGTCGGAGGCTGGACCCTGGCCTACGTCACCAAATCGCTTACCGGCAATGTTTCCTTCTTCTCATCTTCAGAAGCTTCAGGAAAGTTTTTTGGAAATTTTATTTCCGACACCCCCATGGTCCTCCTTTATCACACGATCTTCATGGGGATCACCATGGCCATCGTGATCCGAGGCATCCGGGGTGGCATTGAAAAAGCCTGCGACATCCTGATGCCCACTCTGGTGTTCATGCTGGTGGTTCTGATGATACGGTCGCTCACGCTTGACGGTGCCATGGAAGGAGTTAAATTTTATCTCACTCCTGACTTCAGCAAGATCAACGGATCAGTCATTCTCATGGCCATGGGACAGGCTTTTTTCTCCCTGAGTCTTGGCATGGGTTGCCTCATCACCTACGCAAGTTACCTGCCGCCGGAAGAAAACCTCACTTCTGCAACAGTGTATGTCGTCTTGTTCGACACCTTCATCGCACTGTTGATGGGGATGGTGATTTTCCCAGCGGTGTTCGCTGTGGGTATGCAGCCCACCGAAGGTCCCAGCCTGGTATTCACGGTATTGCCCACCGTGTTTGCTCAAATGCCCATGGGTGGCATTGTCGCCATTGGATTTTTCAGCCTGCTGGCCATTGCTGCCCTGACCTCGGCTATTTCCCTTCTGGAAGCCGTTGTCGCGTTCTTCATCGATCAGTTTGGCTGGAAACGGAAAAACGCGGTGGTGACTTTGGGAATAATTATTTACCTGTTCGGCATTCCATCAGGGCTGTCATTCGGACTGTGGAATGACGTCACTTTTTTTGGAAAAACATTTTTCGATGTAGTCGACAACATCGCTTCAAATTATCTGTTGCCGCTGGGTGGGTTGCTCACAGCCATTTTCGTCGGCTGGTGGTGGGGCACTGACAAGGCGCATCAGGAAATCGAAAGACACGAAACCAAATTCCATTGGGCCAGAGCCTGGGAGTTTTTGATCAAATACGTAAGCCCCATCGCAGTATTGTTCGTTTTCCTGGGTAGGTTTTTCTGA
- the purM gene encoding phosphoribosylformylglycinamidine cyclo-ligase, whose protein sequence is MTDSSQYEQSGVSNKGAETALDAIKRHIPATRDFNKDFPVALDLGYFANVIDIGGGQGLAFCTDGVGTKVIVAELVDRYDTLGIDCIAMNVNDLICLGAVPVSMVDYVACSHTDPRIFEELAIGLKEGARQGRVSISGGEISQVKEIVKGIDLIGSAVGLVQLDAVNTGQDVKPGQVVVGIASSGVHSNGLTLARRVLLGESLEEQKKNVGKMESSLGKTLGDELLVPTYIYVQDMLALWKTDVKVRAMVNITGGGLSNLNRVSADGIQFVLDKLPEPLPVFQLIQERGGISDDEMYDVFNMGTGFVVVVDDEDAAQVVINTCATFDHSAQIIGRIESGEGKSVVVPQKNLKRIKA, encoded by the coding sequence ATGACCGACTCTTCCCAATACGAACAAAGCGGCGTCAGCAACAAAGGTGCTGAAACGGCACTCGATGCGATCAAGCGTCACATCCCGGCTACAAGGGATTTCAATAAGGATTTCCCGGTTGCGCTTGACCTTGGATACTTTGCCAACGTGATCGATATTGGTGGAGGGCAGGGTCTTGCCTTTTGTACCGATGGCGTTGGAACAAAAGTGATCGTTGCCGAACTGGTTGATCGTTACGACACACTCGGTATCGACTGTATCGCCATGAATGTTAATGACCTGATCTGCCTCGGCGCGGTGCCGGTCAGCATGGTCGACTATGTTGCATGCTCACACACCGACCCCCGTATTTTTGAAGAGCTGGCTATCGGGTTGAAAGAGGGGGCACGACAGGGCAGGGTGAGTATTTCCGGCGGTGAAATTTCCCAGGTTAAAGAAATTGTAAAAGGAATCGACCTTATCGGGAGCGCTGTTGGGCTGGTGCAACTTGATGCCGTGAATACCGGTCAGGATGTAAAGCCTGGACAGGTCGTTGTAGGGATAGCTTCCAGCGGGGTTCATTCTAATGGACTCACATTGGCGCGACGGGTGCTGCTGGGTGAATCACTTGAAGAGCAGAAAAAGAACGTTGGAAAAATGGAAAGCTCATTGGGCAAAACATTGGGCGATGAGTTGCTTGTTCCTACTTATATTTATGTGCAGGATATGCTTGCGTTGTGGAAGACCGACGTGAAGGTTCGCGCCATGGTGAATATCACCGGGGGCGGCTTGAGCAACCTCAACCGGGTCAGCGCCGATGGAATCCAGTTTGTCCTCGATAAACTTCCCGAACCCTTGCCTGTGTTCCAGTTGATTCAGGAACGCGGCGGGATAAGCGATGACGAGATGTACGATGTTTTTAATATGGGAACCGGCTTCGTAGTGGTCGTGGATGACGAAGACGCCGCCCAAGTCGTGATCAATACCTGCGCAACCTTTGACCATTCTGCCCAAATCATTGGTCGAATCGAATCAGGCGAAGGCAAATCGGTTGTGGTACCTCAGAAAAACTTGAAACGCATAAAGGCCTGA
- a CDS encoding TrkH family potassium uptake protein, translating into MNIRAILNVVGILLILLAVILILPIAVSLIYDDPAIPDHMGETTAFGLASFLSGACGVFMWKMFPSGIDHLRDREGFAIVGFAWVTIVFFGALPLYLTGACPQFVDAYFESMSGFTTTGASVLKAIDPLPHGILFWRNLMQWMGGMGIILLSLAIFPALGIGSFHLFKAEIPGGSTVERMLPRLAETAKVLWKTYVVLTLAEMVLLMIGGMSGFDALCHSFSTVATGGFSPHTASVAHFDNLYFETIILIFMVLGGINFALHYHLLHGNFQVVFSNPELRFYLGLLVAGVLFATVGLNAHFPEYGIGQSLRYASFNVVSINTTTGYATHDFNMWPGYLKLFLLIIMMVGGCAGSTSGSFKAIRIIILFKVIMREFQKLIHPRAVIPIKVAGKTLDPDHVMNVVALSGLFIGIATFSSLCLTFIGVDLTSAVSASIATLFNIGPGLGSVGPVANYAEMPVIGKWMLTLWMLMGRLEIFGIMLLFFPVTWRK; encoded by the coding sequence ATGAACATCCGCGCCATCCTAAATGTAGTTGGCATCCTTCTTATCCTGCTGGCAGTCATCCTGATCCTGCCAATCGCAGTCTCTCTTATATATGATGACCCGGCAATCCCGGACCATATGGGCGAGACGACAGCGTTCGGCCTCGCTTCCTTCCTGTCCGGGGCCTGCGGTGTTTTCATGTGGAAGATGTTCCCATCAGGTATTGACCACTTGCGGGACCGTGAAGGTTTTGCCATCGTGGGTTTTGCCTGGGTCACCATCGTATTTTTTGGTGCACTCCCTCTATATTTAACCGGTGCCTGCCCTCAGTTTGTGGACGCCTATTTTGAGTCGATGAGTGGTTTCACCACTACCGGGGCATCTGTCCTGAAGGCTATCGACCCCTTGCCTCACGGGATTCTGTTCTGGCGCAATCTCATGCAGTGGATGGGAGGGATGGGAATCATCCTCTTGTCCCTTGCTATTTTTCCCGCCCTGGGAATCGGCAGCTTCCATTTGTTTAAAGCGGAAATTCCTGGCGGATCGACTGTTGAGCGCATGTTGCCAAGACTTGCGGAGACAGCAAAAGTATTGTGGAAAACCTACGTAGTCTTAACGCTTGCGGAAATGGTCCTGCTGATGATCGGCGGGATGAGTGGTTTTGACGCGTTGTGTCATTCCTTTTCGACAGTAGCCACTGGTGGGTTCAGCCCCCACACGGCCAGTGTGGCGCATTTCGATAACCTGTACTTTGAAACGATCATCCTGATATTTATGGTGCTGGGTGGGATTAACTTCGCCCTGCACTATCATCTCCTGCATGGGAATTTCCAGGTGGTGTTTAGCAATCCGGAATTGCGTTTCTACCTCGGGCTGTTGGTGGCAGGTGTTTTATTCGCAACAGTAGGGCTGAATGCCCACTTCCCTGAGTACGGAATCGGGCAGTCGCTCCGATATGCATCCTTTAATGTGGTGTCCATCAACACAACCACCGGGTATGCGACCCACGATTTCAACATGTGGCCGGGGTATTTGAAATTATTTTTGCTGATCATCATGATGGTCGGGGGATGCGCCGGGTCGACCAGTGGTTCATTCAAGGCGATCCGTATCATCATTTTGTTCAAGGTTATCATGCGCGAATTCCAGAAACTGATCCACCCGCGCGCGGTCATTCCTATCAAGGTCGCAGGAAAAACCCTCGACCCTGACCACGTTATGAATGTGGTTGCGCTATCAGGGTTGTTCATCGGCATCGCCACCTTCAGTTCACTTTGTCTGACTTTTATCGGAGTGGATTTGACCAGTGCGGTTTCGGCCTCCATTGCAACCTTGTTCAATATTGGTCCGGGTTTGGGAAGCGTGGGACCGGTGGCGAACTACGCCGAAATGCCGGTAATAGGCAAATGGATGTTGACCCTGTGGATGCTGATGGGCCGCCTCGAAATCTTCGGGATCATGTTGCTGTTCTTTCCGGTTACCTGGAGAAAATAG
- the hflC gene encoding protease modulator HflC — translation MKPGKLIFLAIVGLVLYGSMFTVDMKQHAIVLELGAFEKTISEPGLYFKKPLIQDVTYFPKQLLVSDAEPAELITLDKKNLQIDNYSMWRIVDPLKFLKTVRTINSAASRLDDIINSELRVELSNHDLIDVVTKTREEIMEKVAKESAQKVTEMGIEVIDVRIKRADLPGKIADSVFDRMRTERQRIAREYRSEGNEEATKIRATTDKEKVILLAQAYKEEQKIRGEGDGRATKIYADAFNQDPEFYSFIRSMQAYKNSFKSDTTILLSEKSDFLEFLNKDH, via the coding sequence ATGAAACCTGGAAAGTTAATATTTCTAGCAATTGTCGGGCTTGTTCTTTACGGGTCCATGTTCACCGTCGACATGAAGCAGCATGCCATTGTCCTTGAATTGGGTGCTTTTGAGAAAACAATCAGTGAGCCCGGTCTGTACTTTAAAAAACCCCTTATCCAGGATGTTACCTATTTCCCAAAACAACTCCTGGTGAGTGATGCCGAGCCTGCCGAGTTGATTACCCTCGACAAGAAAAATTTACAGATCGACAATTACTCCATGTGGCGAATTGTTGATCCGTTGAAATTTCTGAAAACCGTGCGCACTATTAATAGTGCCGCTTCGAGGTTGGACGATATCATTAATTCCGAACTTCGGGTGGAACTCAGTAACCACGACCTGATCGACGTTGTGACCAAGACGCGCGAAGAAATAATGGAAAAGGTTGCAAAAGAATCGGCTCAAAAAGTGACGGAAATGGGAATTGAGGTCATCGATGTCCGCATCAAGCGTGCCGACCTGCCGGGCAAGATTGCTGACTCGGTTTTTGATCGTATGCGTACAGAGCGCCAGCGTATCGCGCGCGAGTACCGGTCAGAAGGAAATGAAGAGGCTACCAAGATCCGTGCGACCACGGACAAGGAAAAAGTTATTCTCCTCGCTCAGGCCTACAAAGAAGAGCAGAAAATTCGCGGTGAAGGAGACGGACGCGCAACAAAGATTTACGCAGACGCTTTCAATCAGGATCCGGAATTTTATTCTTTTATCCGGTCAATGCAGGCTTACAAGAATTCGTTCAAATCGGATACGACTATTTTATTGTCCGAGAAAAGCGACTTCCTGGAGTTTTTAAACAAAGATCATTGA
- the trkA gene encoding Trk system potassium transporter TrkA: MSDARNVVIVGAGIVGFNLAQELSQEGHDIAIIDRDKKKIKLISEKLDALAIHGNACLPSVLMKARIKQADIVIAVTEKDEVNLMVCFLSHKFNVPQRLARLRHMEFTNESRIFTPEELYVDQAINPGEIIIDSITKIIKTPGANNVADFGNGEILLRGFDVPENAPLAGKTLEEITAVAEFNCFQIVAIVHEGEMILPVPSDMINVGDKIFILVDKEMLPLVLPMLNRQVDEIQKVVIFSANRLAIQLAEALEKFIPDVSLIEPDLDMANTAADRLSKAVVLHGSGTDPDLLNDINIQEADLFLSLSSDDEDNILAALLAKRHGAKRNVVLTQDPDYLPILDSIGMDITINPRLITVSALLKHLRRGQVSSVYKLIEGEAEVIEIIPTEESSVLGKKTSKLKLPDHARLGAILRDGEMVVPNGATTIEKGDTVIVITLPDSIEKIEKIFAKRTFFT; this comes from the coding sequence ATGAGTGATGCCAGGAATGTGGTTATCGTTGGAGCGGGTATTGTTGGTTTTAATCTGGCCCAGGAGTTATCGCAGGAAGGTCATGATATTGCCATCATCGATCGGGACAAAAAGAAAATCAAACTGATCTCTGAGAAGCTTGACGCTCTGGCAATCCACGGAAATGCCTGCCTGCCCAGCGTCCTCATGAAAGCTCGAATCAAACAGGCCGACATTGTAATCGCTGTTACCGAAAAAGATGAAGTTAATCTGATGGTCTGCTTTCTCAGCCATAAGTTTAACGTGCCCCAGCGACTTGCGCGCTTACGCCACATGGAGTTTACTAACGAAAGCCGGATTTTTACCCCGGAAGAGTTGTACGTTGATCAGGCCATCAACCCGGGCGAAATCATCATCGATTCGATCACTAAAATCATTAAAACTCCTGGTGCCAATAACGTTGCAGACTTTGGCAACGGGGAAATTTTACTCCGTGGCTTTGATGTTCCGGAAAATGCCCCACTCGCGGGCAAGACGCTGGAAGAGATCACAGCGGTGGCCGAGTTCAACTGTTTTCAGATTGTCGCGATTGTGCATGAGGGTGAAATGATTCTGCCGGTCCCAAGTGACATGATCAATGTTGGGGACAAAATCTTCATCCTTGTGGATAAGGAAATGTTGCCGCTGGTGTTGCCAATGCTTAACCGGCAAGTGGACGAAATCCAGAAAGTGGTAATCTTCAGTGCCAACCGGTTGGCCATCCAGCTTGCGGAAGCGCTGGAAAAGTTTATTCCCGATGTGTCTCTCATAGAACCCGATCTGGATATGGCCAATACGGCTGCAGACAGACTGAGCAAGGCGGTGGTGTTGCATGGTAGCGGAACTGATCCGGATCTTTTGAACGATATCAACATTCAGGAGGCTGATCTGTTTTTATCTTTATCAAGCGATGATGAAGACAATATTCTGGCGGCCCTCCTGGCCAAACGACATGGCGCGAAACGCAATGTGGTGCTCACTCAGGATCCCGATTACCTGCCGATTCTAGATTCCATTGGTATGGATATCACCATCAACCCGCGCCTGATCACGGTCAGTGCTTTACTGAAACACCTGCGACGTGGGCAGGTTTCTTCGGTGTATAAACTGATTGAAGGAGAAGCGGAAGTCATCGAAATAATCCCGACGGAAGAATCGTCAGTGCTCGGAAAAAAAACCAGTAAATTAAAATTACCCGATCATGCCCGGCTGGGAGCGATTCTGCGCGATGGAGAAATGGTGGTACCGAATGGTGCAACCACCATTGAAAAGGGGGATACGGTCATTGTCATCACCCTCCCGGACAGTATTGAAAAAATTGAAAAAATTTTCGCAAAGAGGACGTTCTTTACGTAG
- the uvrC gene encoding excinuclease ABC subunit UvrC — MTKARDKKINELLEQAPKLPGIYIMKGGKGEILYIGKAKVLYNRVRSYFQKSVHLAPRTRILVPKIEDIRFLTTKTEQEALILESNFIKKHQPRYNVLLKDDKHYPYLRLTTQETYPRLEVVRRVKKDGATYFGPYTMVREVRETIRLIYKIFPLRQSSDPLDGTPKRRPCLNFQMGRCLAPCAGEVAPPDYQKVVEEVSRFLKGKNNDLIDRLKEKMNQASDEMRYEEAGVFRDKIEAVKTVLDKQKIISTSLVNQDVIACHRDRGLAVVQVLIIRNGKMVAEKSFKMQNADEADAETIGSFLKQYYLEEPMIPQEILLSTVVADADLIEQWLTDKRGNRVHVETPVRGQKRDLVRMAEENARFAVRAELDKGDVATRSLEELQETLGLRNFPRVIEGFDISNTMGQQAVGSMVRFEHARPEKNEYRRFKIKTVEGIDDYAMLSEVLTRRYMRLIDEELPLPDLVLIDGGKGHLNTAFKVLEALDIEHRVDLACIAKGKFRRDVETDEVFLPGRDQPAWFKDNSPSRFLLQRVRDESHRFAIEFHRKLRGKSSLASPLESIPGVGKKRRLALLKHFGSLEAIKQATEEEIAKAPGIPGPLASKIAKNI; from the coding sequence ATGACCAAGGCACGCGACAAAAAAATAAACGAGTTGCTGGAGCAGGCTCCCAAGCTTCCCGGTATTTACATAATGAAAGGGGGAAAGGGAGAAATTCTCTACATAGGCAAGGCCAAGGTATTGTACAACCGCGTACGTTCCTATTTTCAGAAATCGGTGCATCTTGCGCCACGTACGCGGATACTGGTGCCGAAGATCGAGGATATCCGTTTTCTCACCACCAAGACCGAGCAGGAAGCGCTGATTCTTGAAAGCAATTTTATCAAGAAGCATCAGCCGCGATACAACGTATTGCTCAAGGACGACAAGCACTATCCGTACCTGCGCCTGACAACCCAGGAAACGTATCCAAGATTGGAGGTGGTGCGACGTGTGAAGAAGGATGGGGCAACCTATTTTGGACCTTACACCATGGTGCGGGAGGTCCGTGAAACCATCCGCCTGATATATAAAATATTTCCCTTAAGACAAAGTTCTGATCCTCTGGATGGCACTCCCAAACGAAGACCCTGCCTGAATTTCCAGATGGGACGTTGTCTGGCCCCCTGTGCCGGGGAAGTGGCCCCGCCGGATTATCAGAAAGTTGTTGAAGAAGTGTCTCGGTTTTTGAAAGGAAAAAATAACGATCTCATTGACCGACTAAAAGAAAAGATGAACCAGGCTTCGGATGAAATGCGATATGAGGAGGCAGGTGTTTTCCGCGACAAGATCGAAGCGGTTAAAACAGTTCTCGATAAACAGAAAATCATTTCCACTTCCCTGGTTAATCAGGATGTGATCGCCTGTCACCGGGATCGGGGATTAGCCGTGGTTCAGGTGCTCATCATCCGCAACGGAAAAATGGTCGCCGAGAAATCATTCAAGATGCAAAACGCCGACGAGGCCGATGCCGAAACCATCGGCTCTTTTTTAAAACAGTATTATCTGGAAGAACCCATGATTCCTCAGGAGATCCTGTTATCGACTGTTGTCGCGGATGCGGATCTTATCGAACAGTGGCTTACGGATAAGCGTGGCAACCGTGTGCATGTTGAAACTCCGGTTCGTGGACAAAAAAGAGACCTGGTGCGTATGGCGGAGGAAAACGCCCGGTTTGCCGTTCGGGCGGAACTGGACAAAGGGGACGTGGCCACTCGAAGTCTTGAGGAATTGCAGGAAACCCTGGGCTTGCGTAATTTCCCTCGCGTGATCGAGGGCTTCGATATTTCCAATACGATGGGGCAACAGGCCGTTGGTTCCATGGTGCGTTTCGAACACGCCCGACCTGAGAAAAATGAATACCGCCGTTTCAAAATAAAAACGGTGGAAGGGATAGACGACTACGCGATGTTAAGTGAGGTGTTGACCCGACGCTATATGCGTCTCATTGATGAAGAACTGCCCTTACCGGATCTAGTTCTGATCGATGGGGGCAAAGGACATCTCAATACCGCATTCAAGGTTCTGGAGGCGCTGGATATCGAACACCGGGTCGATCTGGCCTGCATCGCAAAAGGTAAGTTTCGACGCGATGTCGAAACCGATGAAGTGTTTTTACCGGGACGCGATCAGCCAGCCTGGTTCAAGGATAATTCCCCCTCCCGTTTTCTTCTGCAGCGGGTTCGAGATGAATCCCACCGCTTTGCCATCGAATTTCACCGCAAGCTGCGGGGCAAAAGCAGCCTGGCCTCCCCTCTGGAGTCGATACCGGGTGTTGGTAAAAAGCGCCGACTGGCCTTGCTCAAGCATTTTGGAAGTCTGGAGGCCATCAAACAGGCGACTGAGGAAGAAATCGCCAAAGCTCCTGGCATCCCCGGTCCTTTGGCTTCAAAAATCGCAAAAAATATTTGA
- a CDS encoding Glu/Leu/Phe/Val dehydrogenase: MSAAHEEKSFRENVNLTFDIAASTLDIPEGLGYYIKGVNNVYQVRFPVKINGKVESFIGWRAVHSDHRLPAKGGIRFSPMVNQDEVEALAALMSYKCALVNVPFGGSKGGLVVNPKDYDEEAMEKITRRFAFELIRKDYINPAINVPAPDMGTGAREMAWIASTYAAQKTGDVNHLGCVTGKPVSQGGIRGRTEATGRGVVFGLREFFRHSEDVKEARMEGSLEGKRVIVQGLGNVGFHTAKILQEEDGAKIIGIVEWDGAILNPEGFDIEHVAQYKLNIGGLRGYSQGTFVEDGSRVLEQECDILIPAAMEGVINAHNATHIKAKLIAEAANGPVTFDAEMILRDMGVVMIPDIYLNAGGVVVSYFEWIKNLSHIRFGRMTRRWEEGQNALLLEAIEKSGGKVPDDLKLKLQQGASELELVRSGLDDSMREAFQSVREIYWSNDKVHSYRIAAMALSIEKIAISYQEMGVYP; the protein is encoded by the coding sequence ATGTCGGCTGCACATGAAGAAAAGAGTTTTCGAGAAAACGTCAATCTGACTTTTGATATTGCGGCATCCACGCTCGATATCCCTGAGGGATTGGGATATTACATTAAGGGTGTGAATAATGTTTATCAGGTACGTTTTCCAGTCAAGATAAATGGCAAAGTGGAGAGCTTCATCGGATGGCGGGCTGTTCATAGCGACCACCGGTTGCCGGCCAAGGGAGGTATCCGGTTTTCACCCATGGTCAACCAGGATGAAGTCGAGGCGCTGGCAGCTCTGATGTCTTATAAGTGCGCGCTGGTCAATGTTCCCTTCGGTGGTTCCAAGGGCGGGCTGGTGGTCAATCCAAAAGACTATGACGAAGAGGCGATGGAGAAAATCACTCGCAGGTTTGCGTTTGAATTGATCCGCAAAGACTATATCAATCCTGCAATCAATGTCCCCGCACCGGATATGGGTACCGGAGCGCGGGAAATGGCGTGGATTGCCAGTACCTATGCAGCTCAAAAAACAGGAGATGTGAATCACCTGGGTTGTGTTACCGGGAAACCGGTATCGCAGGGGGGAATCCGCGGCAGGACCGAAGCGACTGGTCGGGGAGTGGTGTTTGGCTTACGCGAATTTTTCCGCCACTCGGAAGATGTTAAAGAAGCGCGGATGGAAGGCAGCCTGGAAGGCAAACGAGTGATCGTGCAAGGGCTGGGAAATGTTGGTTTCCATACCGCAAAGATTTTGCAGGAAGAAGATGGCGCCAAAATTATCGGTATCGTCGAATGGGATGGAGCGATCTTGAATCCTGAGGGATTCGACATTGAGCATGTGGCGCAGTACAAATTAAATATTGGAGGATTAAGAGGTTATTCTCAGGGGACATTTGTCGAGGATGGCTCCAGGGTATTGGAGCAGGAATGTGACATCCTGATTCCTGCAGCCATGGAAGGTGTGATCAATGCTCATAATGCGACTCACATCAAAGCAAAACTGATTGCCGAGGCGGCGAACGGCCCTGTCACCTTCGATGCAGAAATGATCCTGCGCGATATGGGTGTGGTGATGATTCCCGATATTTACCTGAACGCCGGTGGTGTGGTGGTGTCCTATTTTGAATGGATCAAGAACCTGTCGCATATCCGGTTTGGTCGGATGACACGACGGTGGGAGGAAGGGCAAAACGCCCTGTTGCTGGAGGCAATCGAAAAATCCGGAGGAAAGGTTCCGGATGATCTCAAGTTAAAACTTCAACAGGGAGCCAGCGAGCTGGAACTGGTGCGGTCCGGACTGGACGATTCCATGCGCGAAGCGTTTCAGAGTGTGCGCGAAATTTACTGGTCGAACGACAAGGTGCACTCATACCGCATCGCGGCAATGGCGTTGTCGATTGAGAAGATCGCCATTAGTTATCAGGAAATGGGTGTGTATCCGTAA